In Pseudofrankia saprophytica, one genomic interval encodes:
- a CDS encoding MbtH family protein: MSTNPFDDEMGSFYVLVNAEGQHSLWPTFAPVPAGWTTVHGAASRASCLEYVEANWTDLRPASLIARMEADRPASLAVHASRDGVESGTSR, translated from the coding sequence ATGTCGACCAACCCGTTCGATGACGAGATGGGCAGCTTCTACGTCCTGGTCAACGCGGAGGGCCAGCACTCGCTGTGGCCGACGTTCGCGCCGGTGCCGGCGGGCTGGACGACCGTGCACGGGGCCGCGAGCCGGGCGTCCTGCCTGGAGTACGTGGAGGCCAACTGGACGGACCTGCGTCCGGCCAGCCTGATCGCCCGGATGGAGGCCGACCGCCCGGCCTCGCTCGCCGTCCACGCCAGCCGCGACGGCGTCGAGTCCGGTACGTCGCGATGA
- a CDS encoding ATP-binding cassette domain-containing protein, which yields MRAGHLGVGTVVVFVVATRNLFESWLTLAGLAGQAQLARVGLARLTDLLETLPPAAATGHAEAPVYIETARSLEVSGSDGPPGRGSDLPARGDLVADGVRFGYVDGADVLRGVSVTFPAGDRAGLVGATGSGKTTLAKLLAGLYEPDVGTVRYGGVDLRSVPPERVRSRIVLIPQQVHIITGTLAENLALTPGAPDRAAMERAVELLGLADWVARRPGGLDADLGARGDRLSAGERQIVGLLRAALVDPPVLVLDEATADLDPDIARRLETAVERFRPGRTLIVIAHRPTTIERLPRVVRVEAGRLS from the coding sequence GTGCGGGCGGGGCACCTGGGCGTGGGCACGGTCGTCGTGTTCGTGGTCGCGACCCGCAACCTGTTCGAGAGCTGGCTCACCCTCGCGGGGCTGGCCGGGCAGGCCCAGCTGGCCCGGGTGGGCCTCGCCCGTCTGACGGACCTGCTCGAGACGCTGCCGCCGGCCGCCGCGACCGGCCACGCCGAGGCGCCCGTGTACATCGAGACGGCCAGATCCCTCGAGGTGTCGGGGTCGGACGGGCCGCCGGGGCGGGGGAGCGACCTGCCGGCGCGTGGCGACCTGGTCGCGGACGGGGTGAGGTTCGGCTACGTCGACGGCGCGGACGTGCTGCGCGGCGTCTCGGTCACCTTCCCCGCCGGGGACCGGGCCGGCCTGGTCGGCGCCACCGGATCCGGCAAGACCACGCTGGCCAAGCTGCTGGCCGGGCTCTACGAGCCGGACGTGGGGACGGTGCGCTACGGCGGCGTCGACCTGCGCTCCGTCCCGCCGGAACGGGTCCGGTCGCGGATCGTCCTCATCCCCCAGCAGGTGCACATCATCACCGGCACGCTGGCCGAGAACCTGGCACTCACGCCTGGCGCGCCGGACCGGGCGGCGATGGAGCGCGCGGTCGAGCTCCTCGGCCTGGCGGACTGGGTCGCCCGGCGGCCGGGCGGGCTGGACGCGGACCTGGGCGCGCGCGGGGACCGGCTGTCGGCGGGCGAGCGGCAGATCGTCGGGCTGCTGCGGGCCGCGCTGGTCGACCCGCCGGTGCTGGTGCTCGACGAGGCGACGGCCGACCTCGACCCGGACATCGCGCGCCGCCTGGAGACGGCCGTCGAACGCTTCCGGCCCGGCCGGACCCTGATCGTGATCGCGCACCGGCCGACCACCATCGAGCGCCTGCCCCGGGTCGTGCGGGTCGAGGCCGGCCGGCTGAGCTGA
- a CDS encoding ABC transporter ATP-binding protein, whose product MARARSGQDGAGLDSTAGIRLLRAQLRARRRELALGGMATVVQQAGMLALPWGIQRALDRGITPRSVHGTLVWAGLTALVAVVFMLGAAGGQWWSGRAANRVAHTLRAALVQRVSAFDRPALARYGHGDLATRVTRDVDLVRLWVQSLAIWVRIVVTVLVVLPAFALLSWPLLVVGVVTIPLVALANAYFPSRFDAANEKLSGAFAARADAVDDLLSASAAVRGIGGESALVRRHHDRSAVLTTHTMAAARVSASWTAIPPAVPRLSIAAGLAVGGLAALRGDLTIGGLVAFTSWMTTLTLAVTVAVDLLSQRGQARVAAGRIAEVLDTSVEDDDPADAETPPPRGSLRATAATAHRDGRRVLGPVDLRVEPGEFVAVTGPTGSGKSTLAHLLCRLEDPATGAVGLGGVDLRRVSRLELSRRIGLVPQRPLILAGTVADNLRVGREIELGKLRAACEVAAVDDFVMSLPDGYDTELGERGASVSGGQGQRLALARGLVGRPDVLILDDVTAAVDAATEATILRRLRAWSPESALVVISHRPSVLAAADRVLRLTADGTPAPSDGTPRPGPARESVPAGEQGDDETVGVGGGNG is encoded by the coding sequence ATGGCGCGGGCTCGATCCGGTCAGGACGGTGCGGGGTTGGACAGCACGGCGGGCATCCGACTGCTGAGGGCGCAACTGCGGGCACGACGCCGCGAGCTGGCTCTCGGCGGGATGGCGACGGTCGTCCAGCAGGCCGGGATGCTCGCCCTCCCGTGGGGGATCCAGCGCGCCCTCGACCGGGGCATCACCCCGCGTTCGGTGCACGGCACGCTCGTCTGGGCCGGGCTGACGGCGCTGGTCGCCGTCGTGTTCATGCTCGGCGCCGCCGGCGGGCAGTGGTGGTCAGGCCGGGCCGCCAACCGCGTCGCGCACACGCTGCGCGCGGCGTTGGTCCAGCGCGTGTCCGCGTTCGACCGCCCCGCGCTGGCCCGCTACGGGCACGGCGACCTGGCCACCCGGGTGACCCGGGACGTCGACCTGGTCCGGCTGTGGGTGCAGAGCCTCGCCATCTGGGTCCGCATCGTCGTGACCGTCCTGGTCGTCCTGCCCGCCTTCGCCCTGCTCTCCTGGCCGCTGCTCGTCGTGGGCGTGGTGACCATCCCGCTCGTGGCGCTCGCGAACGCGTACTTCCCGAGCCGGTTCGACGCGGCGAACGAGAAGCTCTCCGGCGCGTTCGCCGCCCGGGCCGACGCCGTGGACGACCTGCTCTCGGCCAGCGCCGCGGTGCGCGGCATCGGCGGCGAGTCGGCCCTCGTCCGCCGCCACCACGACCGCAGCGCGGTGCTCACCACGCACACCATGGCGGCCGCGCGCGTCTCGGCGTCGTGGACGGCCATCCCGCCGGCGGTGCCCCGGCTCTCGATCGCGGCCGGGCTGGCCGTCGGCGGGTTGGCGGCGCTGCGCGGCGACCTCACCATCGGCGGACTGGTCGCCTTCACCTCCTGGATGACGACCCTGACGCTGGCCGTCACGGTCGCGGTCGATCTGCTCTCCCAGCGGGGCCAGGCCCGGGTCGCGGCCGGGCGCATCGCCGAGGTCCTGGACACCTCGGTCGAGGACGACGACCCGGCCGACGCCGAGACCCCGCCGCCGCGCGGCTCGCTGCGCGCCACCGCCGCGACCGCGCACCGCGACGGGCGCCGGGTGCTCGGCCCGGTCGACCTGCGCGTCGAGCCGGGCGAGTTCGTCGCCGTGACCGGCCCGACGGGCAGCGGCAAGTCCACGCTCGCCCACCTGCTGTGCCGGCTGGAGGACCCGGCGACCGGCGCGGTCGGCCTGGGCGGCGTCGACCTGCGCCGGGTCTCCCGCCTCGAGCTGTCCCGCCGGATCGGCCTCGTGCCGCAGCGGCCGCTGATCCTCGCCGGCACCGTCGCGGACAACCTGCGGGTCGGCCGCGAGATCGAGCTCGGCAAGCTGCGGGCGGCGTGCGAGGTCGCCGCCGTCGACGACTTCGTGATGAGCCTGCCCGACGGCTACGACACCGAGCTCGGCGAGCGCGGGGCGTCCGTGTCCGGCGGCCAGGGGCAGCGACTCGCGCTGGCCCGCGGGCTGGTCGGCCGCCCGGACGTCCTCATCCTCGACGACGTCACCGCGGCCGTCGACGCCGCGACCGAGGCCACGATCCTGCGCCGGCTGCGGGCGTGGTCGCCCGAGTCCGCGCTCGTCGTGATCTCCCATCGCCCGTCCGTCCTCGCCGCCGCCGACCGCGTGCTGCGGCTGACGGCGGACGGCACGCCCGCGCCCTCCGACGGCACGCCGCGGCCGGGGCCGGCACGGGAATCCGTGCCGGCGGGGGAGCAGGGCGACGACGAGACCGTCGGGGTGGGAGGCGGGAATGGCTGA
- a CDS encoding ABC transporter ATP-binding protein — MTRLSARDLTLAYDNRVVARELGIDIQDGAFTVIVGPNACGKSTLLRALVRLLRPQAGAVHLDGALISSYSTKEVARRLGLLAQSATAPAGITVADLVARGRYPHQRLLRQWSREDERVVAEVMARTNVTELADRLVDELSGGQRQRVWLAMVLAQRTPILLLDEPTTFLDIAHQVEVLDLCADLLADEGHTLVAVLHDLNQASRYADHLVAMRDGRIVAQGPPAGVVTADLVADVFGLDCRVIDDPESGTPLVIPVHRDRRRGPVTVDEAVEATPVAAVDAVGVPSVAGASSGPAGPAGPVTEAS; from the coding sequence ATGACGCGGCTGAGCGCCCGTGACCTCACCCTGGCGTACGACAACCGGGTCGTGGCCCGCGAGCTGGGGATCGACATCCAGGACGGCGCGTTCACCGTCATCGTCGGCCCGAACGCCTGCGGCAAGTCGACACTGCTGCGCGCGCTCGTTCGCCTGTTGCGCCCGCAGGCCGGCGCGGTCCACCTCGACGGCGCGCTGATCTCGTCGTACTCGACGAAGGAGGTCGCCCGCCGGCTCGGCCTGCTGGCCCAGTCGGCGACCGCGCCGGCCGGCATCACCGTCGCCGACCTCGTCGCCCGTGGCCGCTATCCGCACCAGCGGCTGCTGCGGCAGTGGTCGCGGGAGGACGAGCGGGTCGTGGCCGAGGTGATGGCCAGGACCAACGTCACGGAACTCGCCGACCGGCTGGTCGACGAGCTGTCCGGCGGTCAGCGCCAGCGGGTGTGGCTCGCGATGGTCCTCGCCCAGCGGACGCCGATCCTGCTGCTCGACGAGCCGACGACGTTCCTGGACATCGCCCACCAGGTCGAGGTGCTGGACCTGTGCGCCGACCTGCTCGCGGACGAGGGGCACACGCTGGTGGCCGTGCTGCACGACCTCAACCAGGCCAGCCGGTACGCCGATCACCTGGTGGCCATGCGCGATGGGCGGATCGTCGCCCAGGGGCCGCCGGCCGGGGTCGTCACCGCCGACCTCGTCGCGGACGTCTTCGGCCTGGACTGCCGGGTCATCGACGACCCGGAGTCGGGGACGCCGCTGGTGATCCCGGTGCACCGGGATCGGCGCCGCGGTCCGGTCACGGTGGACGAGGCCGTGGAGGCGACCCCGGTGGCGGCGGTGGATGCGGTCGGGGTGCCGAGCGTCGCGGGTGCGTCGAGCGGACCGGCCGGACCGGCCGGACCGGTCACGGAGGCGAGCTGA
- a CDS encoding FecCD family ABC transporter permease, which produces MTTSATSVARPSVWRHRVARFGGDAVSVRVVPRSVALSVGFVVVIVAAGVATLTTGDYSIPVGDVVRALLGHGDGGTDFVVNTLRLPRLLTGLLVGAALALSGAIFQSVSGNVLGSPDILGFTTGSATGAVIVLLVLRGDATQASLGALAGGVVTGAAVYLLAYRRGLAGARLVLVGIATAALLNAVNSYLITRATLADAVTAQVWLIGSLNSRGWEQARPLAVALVVLVPIGIYQGRRLAYLELGTDTAKALGVDVERCRLTLILAAAALAATATAAAGPIGFVALTAPPLARWLTAAPSPPLVPTALAGAALVTVSDLAAQRLFAPTQLPVGVATAAIGGIYLAVLLVRQRRPA; this is translated from the coding sequence GTGACCACCTCGGCCACCTCCGTGGCCCGCCCGTCGGTGTGGCGCCACCGGGTGGCCCGGTTCGGCGGCGACGCGGTGTCCGTCCGGGTCGTCCCGCGTTCCGTCGCGCTGAGCGTCGGGTTCGTCGTGGTGATCGTCGCCGCCGGCGTCGCCACGTTGACGACCGGGGACTACTCGATCCCGGTGGGCGACGTCGTGCGCGCCCTGCTCGGGCACGGCGACGGCGGCACGGACTTCGTGGTCAACACGCTGCGGCTGCCGCGCCTGCTGACCGGCCTGCTGGTCGGTGCCGCGCTGGCGCTGTCCGGCGCCATCTTCCAGAGCGTCTCGGGCAACGTGCTGGGCAGCCCGGACATCCTCGGCTTCACCACCGGCTCGGCCACCGGCGCGGTGATCGTCCTGCTGGTCCTGCGCGGCGACGCGACGCAGGCGTCGCTCGGCGCGCTGGCTGGCGGCGTCGTCACCGGCGCGGCGGTCTACCTGCTGGCCTACCGGCGCGGCCTCGCCGGTGCGCGGCTGGTCCTCGTCGGCATCGCGACGGCCGCGCTGCTGAATGCCGTCAACTCCTACCTGATCACCCGGGCGACGCTGGCGGACGCGGTCACGGCGCAGGTCTGGCTGATCGGCAGCCTGAACAGCCGCGGCTGGGAGCAGGCCCGGCCGCTGGCCGTGGCCCTGGTCGTCCTGGTGCCCATCGGGATCTACCAGGGCCGCCGGCTGGCCTACCTGGAGCTGGGGACGGACACCGCGAAGGCGCTCGGGGTCGACGTCGAGCGGTGCCGCCTCACGCTGATCCTGGCCGCGGCGGCGCTGGCGGCGACCGCGACGGCGGCGGCTGGACCGATCGGCTTCGTCGCGCTGACCGCCCCGCCGCTCGCCCGCTGGCTGACGGCGGCACCGTCGCCGCCGCTGGTACCGACCGCGCTGGCCGGCGCGGCACTGGTCACCGTCAGCGACCTGGCGGCGCAGCGCCTGTTCGCCCCCACCCAGCTCCCCGTCGGCGTGGCGACCGCCGCGATCGGCGGCATCTACCTCGCCGTCCTGCTGGTCCGCCAGCGGCGGCCGGCGTGA
- a CDS encoding iron ABC transporter permease has translation MPVILTEHQAEPVAQVRWRLWEPRRRRLPGLVLAVLVLAGVCLLSVWIGANHLSFGVVWRVLWHDDGSQAAVVVHDLRIPRTLLGLMVGASLGVAGALTQALTRNDLVEPGMLGVSIGASAAVVVAISVFDLTSPAGYVWFSLVGAALTSVAVFAIGATGRSGTSPATLVVTGAAATAILGSFVYAALLLDTRTFDQFRHWDVGSLAVRGSGSLVATAPFMAVGLLVACALGRPLNALALGDEAARGLGVRLHRARVSGAVAVVLLCGGATAAAGPITFVGLAVPHIARVIAGPDNRWVLPYSAVLAPVLLIGSDLVGRTIIAPGELQVGVVTAFVGAPVFIVLCRRARLGRA, from the coding sequence GTGCCCGTGATCCTGACAGAGCACCAGGCCGAGCCGGTGGCCCAGGTCCGGTGGCGGCTCTGGGAGCCGCGGCGGCGGCGCCTGCCCGGCCTGGTGCTCGCGGTGCTCGTGCTGGCCGGGGTGTGCCTGCTCAGCGTCTGGATCGGCGCCAACCACCTCTCGTTCGGCGTCGTGTGGCGGGTGCTCTGGCACGACGACGGCTCGCAGGCCGCGGTGGTCGTCCACGACCTGCGGATCCCGCGCACGCTGCTCGGCCTAATGGTCGGCGCCTCGCTCGGCGTCGCCGGGGCGCTGACCCAGGCGCTGACCCGCAATGACCTGGTCGAGCCGGGGATGCTCGGGGTCAGCATCGGCGCGTCCGCCGCGGTCGTCGTCGCGATCTCCGTCTTCGACCTCACCAGCCCGGCCGGCTACGTGTGGTTCTCGCTCGTCGGCGCCGCCCTGACCTCGGTGGCCGTGTTCGCGATCGGTGCCACCGGCCGCTCGGGGACGTCGCCGGCGACCCTGGTGGTGACCGGCGCGGCCGCCACCGCGATCCTCGGCTCGTTCGTGTACGCAGCGCTGCTGCTCGACACCCGCACGTTCGACCAGTTCCGGCACTGGGACGTCGGCTCGCTGGCGGTGCGGGGATCGGGCAGCCTGGTCGCGACGGCGCCGTTCATGGCCGTCGGCCTTCTGGTCGCGTGCGCCCTCGGCCGGCCGCTGAACGCGCTCGCGCTGGGCGACGAGGCGGCGCGCGGGCTCGGCGTCCGCCTGCACCGCGCCCGGGTGTCGGGCGCGGTCGCCGTCGTCCTGCTCTGCGGCGGGGCGACCGCCGCCGCCGGGCCGATCACGTTCGTCGGTCTGGCCGTCCCGCACATCGCCCGCGTGATCGCCGGGCCCGACAACCGCTGGGTCCTGCCGTACTCCGCGGTGCTGGCCCCGGTGCTGCTGATCGGCTCGGACCTCGTCGGCCGGACGATCATCGCCCCGGGGGAGCTGCAGGTGGGGGTCGTCACGGCCTTCGTCGGGGCGCCGGTGTTCATCGTGCTGTGCCGCCGCGCCCGGCTGGGTCGGGCGTGA
- a CDS encoding ABC transporter ATP-binding protein, translating into MTGPLRDAIPAGQHRPLGRYLVAVAGYAVSEGVAFGVLVPLLIALLEGRTATASWWLIPLTAAAGVGWFAHYYLGSRALRLSAALRRALYTRIGDKLLTLPLGWFDGPRAGQVPQLIVGDVARVANTVFLAQALLGAVLTPATIAVFLLVFDWRVGIAALLVVPVVLVALAVGRRLTERTEAAHHAATAEAGSRLVEFAGAQPTLRATGNAAAGRASLDEALAGQHRAARREVVGSLPGEYLGELGIQLAFTALLLTGLALATHGHLGPARMIAVVVLGISLLRPLDALVGLGGALRGSQASARRIDELLAVEPLPEPAAGQRIGHAGIELADVRFGYPEGPEVLTGLTLTIPAGRTTALVGASGSGKTTVTKLIARFHDVGAGSVRVGGVDVRDLTSAELLSHLALVFQDVYLFDATVEDNIRFGNPDATPEQVRDAARRARVDSIVARLPDGWASRVGEGGRLLSGGERQRVAIARALCKDAPIVLLDEATASLDTENEAAVHAALAELAVHRTVLVIAHRLDTIVRADQIAVLDGGRVVECGPHAELLARDGRYAAFWRERGRARGWRLHGVERRDQPGCP; encoded by the coding sequence GTGACGGGCCCGTTGCGGGATGCCATCCCGGCCGGTCAGCACCGGCCGCTGGGCCGCTACCTGGTGGCCGTGGCCGGCTACGCGGTGAGCGAGGGCGTCGCCTTCGGGGTGCTCGTCCCACTGCTGATCGCCCTGCTCGAGGGCCGGACCGCCACCGCCTCCTGGTGGCTGATCCCGCTCACCGCCGCGGCGGGCGTCGGCTGGTTCGCGCACTACTACCTGGGGTCGCGGGCGCTGCGGCTGTCGGCAGCGCTGCGGCGGGCGCTTTACACCCGCATCGGCGACAAGCTGCTGACGCTGCCGCTGGGCTGGTTCGACGGGCCCCGCGCCGGCCAGGTGCCGCAGCTGATCGTCGGTGACGTGGCCCGGGTCGCGAACACCGTGTTCCTCGCCCAGGCGCTGCTCGGCGCGGTCCTGACCCCCGCCACGATCGCGGTGTTCCTGCTCGTCTTCGACTGGCGGGTGGGGATCGCCGCGCTGCTCGTCGTCCCGGTCGTCCTCGTCGCGCTCGCGGTCGGCCGCCGGCTGACCGAACGGACCGAGGCGGCGCACCACGCCGCCACCGCCGAGGCCGGCAGCCGGCTGGTCGAGTTCGCCGGCGCCCAGCCGACGCTGCGGGCCACCGGCAACGCCGCCGCCGGGCGGGCGTCGCTCGACGAGGCGCTGGCCGGCCAGCACCGGGCGGCGCGGCGCGAGGTCGTCGGCTCGCTGCCCGGCGAGTACCTCGGCGAGCTCGGCATCCAGCTCGCCTTCACCGCCCTGCTGCTCACCGGCCTCGCCCTGGCCACGCATGGCCACCTCGGCCCGGCCCGCATGATCGCCGTCGTCGTCCTCGGGATCAGCCTGCTGCGGCCGCTCGACGCGCTCGTGGGCCTCGGCGGCGCGCTGCGCGGCTCCCAGGCGTCCGCCCGGCGGATCGACGAGCTCCTGGCGGTCGAGCCGCTGCCGGAACCCGCGGCCGGCCAGCGGATCGGCCACGCCGGGATCGAGCTCGCGGACGTCCGCTTCGGCTACCCCGAAGGCCCGGAGGTGCTCACCGGGCTGACGCTGACGATCCCGGCCGGCCGTACCACCGCGCTCGTCGGCGCGTCCGGCTCGGGGAAGACCACCGTCACCAAGCTCATCGCCCGTTTCCACGACGTCGGCGCCGGCTCGGTGCGCGTCGGCGGCGTCGACGTCCGCGACCTCACCAGCGCCGAGCTGCTGAGCCACCTCGCGCTCGTGTTCCAGGACGTCTACCTGTTCGACGCCACCGTCGAGGACAACATCCGCTTCGGCAACCCCGACGCCACCCCGGAACAGGTCCGCGACGCCGCCCGGCGCGCGCGGGTGGACTCCATCGTCGCCCGGCTCCCGGACGGCTGGGCCAGCCGCGTCGGCGAGGGCGGCCGGCTGCTGTCCGGCGGCGAGCGCCAACGCGTCGCCATCGCCCGTGCCCTGTGCAAGGACGCGCCCATCGTGCTGCTCGACGAGGCCACCGCGTCCCTGGACACGGAGAACGAGGCCGCGGTGCACGCCGCGCTCGCCGAGCTCGCCGTCCACCGCACGGTCCTGGTCATCGCGCACCGGCTGGACACCATCGTGCGCGCGGACCAGATCGCCGTGCTCGACGGCGGCCGCGTCGTCGAGTGCGGACCGCACGCCGAGCTGCTCGCCCGGGACGGGCGGTACGCCGCGTTCTGGCGCGAGCGCGGCCGTGCCCGCGGCTGGCGGCTGCACGGCGTCGAGCGCCGGGACCAGCCGGGGTGCCCGTGA
- a CDS encoding ABC transporter ATP-binding protein → MAAELVTPDLAELRRPVRVRVTVAAGLQALAAVLVVTPAVVLVEIARRLLGGSGQLSGSGQSVWPLAWLAVGLLVARFALYASASLLAHLADADLAYLLRRRLTEQLGALPLSWFAGGVSARVRATAQDDVATLHHAVAHARGDLAAAVAGPVVVVGYLLWVDWPLALVTVLMVGAAQAIRMRVQVRATGQMGRIAAANTELTAAVLETVRGISVVKTFAGGRGAARFTTAAAEYVDADEQAQRIFLRPRGVARATVAPATVVFAVTAVGTGLVAAGWSDPVDLVAFALLAVGLFEQLTPIYLAQDLRESAQGAAGRIGELLREPRQTTVDPGRARPVGSPLTVEFADVHFGYTDGHRVLSGVSATLAPGTVTALVGPSGAGKSTLAMLLARFADVSEGAIRLGGVDLRDLDRDDLYRHVGFLLQDAVLLRRSIRDNIALAVPDATEEAVRAAARAAAVDDRIRALPRGYDSVVGEDALLSGGEAQRVAIARTLLAGTPVVVLDEATAFADPDSEAAIQDALAELTTGRTLLVIAHRLYTVTEADQILVLDEGRLVERGRHDELLAAGGRYAQLWRAQQGGEL, encoded by the coding sequence ATGGCCGCCGAACTGGTCACGCCTGATCTCGCCGAGCTGCGGCGGCCGGTCCGGGTCCGGGTCACGGTGGCGGCCGGCCTGCAGGCGCTGGCCGCGGTGCTGGTGGTCACGCCGGCGGTCGTCCTGGTGGAGATCGCGCGGCGGCTGCTGGGCGGGTCGGGACAGCTCAGTGGGTCCGGGCAGTCGGTCTGGCCGCTCGCGTGGCTGGCGGTCGGGCTGCTCGTGGCCCGGTTCGCGCTGTACGCGTCGGCGAGCCTGCTGGCCCATCTCGCCGACGCGGACCTCGCCTACCTGCTGCGCCGCCGCCTGACCGAGCAGCTGGGCGCGCTGCCGCTGAGCTGGTTCGCGGGCGGGGTGTCGGCCCGGGTACGCGCCACGGCGCAGGACGACGTGGCGACGCTGCACCACGCCGTGGCGCACGCCCGCGGGGACCTGGCCGCGGCCGTGGCCGGCCCGGTGGTGGTCGTCGGCTACCTGCTCTGGGTGGACTGGCCACTGGCCCTGGTGACGGTGCTGATGGTCGGCGCGGCCCAGGCGATCCGGATGCGGGTCCAGGTCCGCGCCACCGGTCAGATGGGGCGCATCGCGGCGGCGAACACCGAGCTGACCGCGGCCGTGCTCGAGACGGTGCGCGGCATCAGCGTCGTCAAGACGTTCGCCGGAGGCCGGGGCGCGGCGCGGTTCACCACGGCCGCGGCCGAGTACGTCGACGCCGACGAGCAGGCACAGCGGATCTTCCTGCGGCCCCGCGGCGTGGCCAGGGCGACGGTCGCCCCGGCGACCGTGGTGTTCGCGGTCACCGCCGTCGGGACCGGGCTGGTCGCGGCCGGGTGGAGCGACCCGGTGGACCTGGTGGCCTTCGCCCTGCTCGCGGTCGGCCTGTTCGAGCAGCTCACCCCGATCTACCTGGCCCAGGACCTGCGGGAGAGCGCCCAGGGAGCGGCCGGCCGCATCGGTGAGCTGCTGCGGGAGCCCCGGCAGACGACCGTCGACCCGGGCAGGGCCCGCCCGGTGGGCAGCCCGCTGACGGTGGAGTTCGCCGACGTCCACTTCGGCTACACCGACGGGCATCGGGTCCTGAGCGGGGTCAGCGCGACGCTCGCGCCGGGCACCGTGACGGCGCTGGTCGGGCCGTCCGGGGCGGGGAAGTCGACGCTGGCCATGCTGCTCGCGCGGTTCGCGGACGTCTCCGAGGGCGCCATCCGGCTCGGCGGCGTCGACCTGCGCGACCTCGACCGGGACGACCTCTACCGCCACGTCGGGTTCCTGCTGCAGGACGCCGTCCTGCTGCGCCGCTCGATCCGCGACAACATTGCCCTCGCCGTCCCGGACGCGACCGAGGAGGCGGTGCGCGCCGCCGCCCGCGCGGCCGCCGTCGACGACCGGATCCGCGCGCTGCCGCGCGGCTACGACTCGGTGGTCGGCGAGGACGCCCTCCTGTCCGGCGGTGAGGCGCAGCGGGTCGCGATCGCCCGCACCCTGCTCGCCGGGACGCCGGTCGTGGTCCTCGACGAGGCGACCGCGTTCGCCGACCCGGACTCCGAGGCGGCGATCCAGGACGCGCTGGCCGAGCTGACCACCGGCCGGACCCTGCTCGTGATCGCGCACCGCCTGTACACGGTCACCGAGGCCGACCAGATCCTCGTCCTCGACGAGGGCCGTCTCGTCGAACGCGGCCGGCACGACGAGCTGCTCGCCGCCGGCGGGCGCTACGCGCAGCTGTGGCGCGCCCAGCAGGGAGGTGAGCTGTGA